The Papaver somniferum cultivar HN1 unplaced genomic scaffold, ASM357369v1 unplaced-scaffold_33, whole genome shotgun sequence genome includes a window with the following:
- the LOC113341967 gene encoding manganese-dependent ADP-ribose/CDP-alcohol diphosphatase-like isoform X2 has translation MLVLQRAVRNWNNPGKFKFAVNLGDIVDGYCPKEDSLKAVEKVVSEFEKFNGSVHHMIGNHCLYNLPRKDLLPLLKIPTLDGSAYYDFSPTPEYRFVVLDGYDISAIGWPQDHPKTLQALKILQEKNPNTDKNSPSGLVGLERRFLKFNGGISEGQLKWLDEILQDATKNGQKVVVCCHMPLDPGASSKTALCWNYDEVMEIIHKYDCVKVCLAGHDHKGGYYIDSYGIHHRVLEAALECPPGSDAFGYVDVYDDRLCLLGMDRMRSTEMVFNS, from the coding sequence ATGTTAGTTCTGCAAAGGGCAGTTAGAAATTGGAACAACCCAGGTAAATTCAAATTTGCAGTCAATCTAGGAGATATAGTTGATGGTTATTGCCCCAAAGAGGATTCTCTAAAGGCTGTTGAGAAAGTTGTTTCTGAATTCGAGAAATTCAATGGGTCTGTCCACCACATGATTGGGAATCATTGTCTTTACAATCTTCCTCGCAAGGACCTACTTCCTTTATTGAAGATTCCAACTTTGGATGGTTCTGCATACTATGACTTTTCTCCGACCCCAGAGTACAGATTTGTAGTTCTAGATGGGTATGACATCAGTGCCATTGGTTGGCCGCAGGATCATCCAAAAACACTGCAGGCCTTGAAGATTCTGCAAGAGAAGAATCCAAATACAGATAAAAACAGTCCATCTGGATTAGTGGGACTTGAGAGAAGGTTCCTGAAGTTTAATGGGGGTATCAGCGAAGGACAGTTGAAGTGGCTTGACGAGATACTTCAGGATGCTACTAAGAATGGACAGAAGGTTGTTGTATGTTGCCACATGCCCTTAGATCCTGGTGCATCAAGCAAGACAGCACTTTGCTGGAATTACGATGAAGTGATGGAAATTATTCACAAATATGACTGTGTGAAGGTATGCTTAGCAGGTCACGATCACAAAGGTGGATACTATATCGATTCATATGGGATTCACCATAGGGTTCTTGAAGCTGCACTAGAGTGTCCACCAGGCTCAGATGCATTTGGATACGTGGATGTCTACGATGACAGATTATGTCTTCTGGGTATGGATCGGATGCGTAGTACTGAAATGGTTTTCAATTCGTAA
- the LOC113341967 gene encoding manganese-dependent ADP-ribose/CDP-alcohol diphosphatase-like isoform X1, whose protein sequence is MQGKQPLFSFGVISDVQYADIPDGRSYLGVPRYYRHSMLVLQRAVRNWNNPGKFKFAVNLGDIVDGYCPKEDSLKAVEKVVSEFEKFNGSVHHMIGNHCLYNLPRKDLLPLLKIPTLDGSAYYDFSPTPEYRFVVLDGYDISAIGWPQDHPKTLQALKILQEKNPNTDKNSPSGLVGLERRFLKFNGGISEGQLKWLDEILQDATKNGQKVVVCCHMPLDPGASSKTALCWNYDEVMEIIHKYDCVKVCLAGHDHKGGYYIDSYGIHHRVLEAALECPPGSDAFGYVDVYDDRLCLLGMDRMRSTEMVFNS, encoded by the coding sequence ATGCAAGGGAAGCAACCACTTTTCTCTTTTGGAGTCATCTCCGATGTCCAGTATGCTGATATTCCTGATGGTCGCTCCTACCTTGGTGTTCCTAGGTATTACAGGCACAGCATGTTAGTTCTGCAAAGGGCAGTTAGAAATTGGAACAACCCAGGTAAATTCAAATTTGCAGTCAATCTAGGAGATATAGTTGATGGTTATTGCCCCAAAGAGGATTCTCTAAAGGCTGTTGAGAAAGTTGTTTCTGAATTCGAGAAATTCAATGGGTCTGTCCACCACATGATTGGGAATCATTGTCTTTACAATCTTCCTCGCAAGGACCTACTTCCTTTATTGAAGATTCCAACTTTGGATGGTTCTGCATACTATGACTTTTCTCCGACCCCAGAGTACAGATTTGTAGTTCTAGATGGGTATGACATCAGTGCCATTGGTTGGCCGCAGGATCATCCAAAAACACTGCAGGCCTTGAAGATTCTGCAAGAGAAGAATCCAAATACAGATAAAAACAGTCCATCTGGATTAGTGGGACTTGAGAGAAGGTTCCTGAAGTTTAATGGGGGTATCAGCGAAGGACAGTTGAAGTGGCTTGACGAGATACTTCAGGATGCTACTAAGAATGGACAGAAGGTTGTTGTATGTTGCCACATGCCCTTAGATCCTGGTGCATCAAGCAAGACAGCACTTTGCTGGAATTACGATGAAGTGATGGAAATTATTCACAAATATGACTGTGTGAAGGTATGCTTAGCAGGTCACGATCACAAAGGTGGATACTATATCGATTCATATGGGATTCACCATAGGGTTCTTGAAGCTGCACTAGAGTGTCCACCAGGCTCAGATGCATTTGGATACGTGGATGTCTACGATGACAGATTATGTCTTCTGGGTATGGATCGGATGCGTAGTACTGAAATGGTTTTCAATTCGTAA